One genomic segment of Pandoraea sputorum includes these proteins:
- a CDS encoding DUF3108 domain-containing protein, translating to MPAAPDSPAAPGVADVAGQTPAQPSRAKRPGRRWGLWAAVLTAVFVAHVLIAFWVAVHRTTLDDTPIPSIPITLIPLKPVAPPEPPAPPPPKPKPVAKPRPRAPAPPDTLAAPVATDTPGPVAASETVASEGDMPGAKASDAAAAPGVPLTAAAANGDKFEPPPSVTLTYDALMNGVRNQTGQLHWINENGHYTLRVAVPIIFFGTFEFISEGGYDANGIAPSRYVEKRGRRAEYITDFHRDATPTLHFSRSGQSVPLAPGAQDRFSVMMQLASYARGNPERYTQVGVTHEFTVVDTDSSEVWPVQYVGSETMATRNGYVETRHFTRLPRKAGDERRVDIWLAPSLDWLPVRVKQTEPSGNEFELIFTEKSAQ from the coding sequence ATGCCTGCGGCCCCCGATTCGCCGGCGGCCCCGGGCGTGGCTGACGTCGCCGGGCAGACGCCTGCGCAGCCGTCGCGCGCTAAGCGACCGGGCAGACGTTGGGGCCTGTGGGCCGCCGTGCTCACGGCGGTGTTCGTCGCACACGTGCTCATCGCGTTTTGGGTCGCCGTCCATCGCACGACGCTCGACGACACGCCGATCCCCAGCATTCCGATCACGCTGATCCCGCTCAAACCGGTCGCGCCACCCGAACCGCCGGCACCGCCGCCTCCCAAACCCAAGCCGGTCGCCAAGCCACGTCCGCGCGCCCCTGCGCCCCCCGATACGCTCGCCGCCCCTGTCGCGACGGATACGCCGGGCCCGGTAGCCGCGTCGGAGACAGTGGCGAGCGAAGGCGACATGCCCGGCGCGAAGGCGTCGGACGCCGCCGCCGCACCCGGTGTGCCGCTCACGGCCGCCGCCGCGAATGGCGACAAGTTCGAGCCACCGCCGTCCGTCACCCTGACCTACGACGCGCTCATGAACGGCGTGCGCAATCAGACGGGGCAGCTCCACTGGATCAACGAGAACGGGCATTACACGCTGCGCGTGGCCGTGCCGATCATCTTCTTCGGCACGTTCGAGTTCATCAGCGAAGGCGGCTACGACGCGAACGGCATCGCGCCATCCCGTTATGTGGAAAAACGCGGGCGTCGCGCGGAATACATCACCGATTTCCATCGTGACGCCACGCCCACGCTCCACTTCTCCCGCTCGGGCCAGTCGGTCCCGCTTGCGCCCGGCGCACAGGACCGGTTCAGCGTGATGATGCAACTGGCGAGCTACGCGCGGGGCAATCCCGAGCGCTATACCCAGGTCGGCGTGACGCACGAGTTCACCGTGGTCGACACGGATAGCAGCGAGGTGTGGCCGGTGCAGTACGTCGGCAGCGAGACGATGGCCACGCGCAACGGTTACGTCGAGACGCGCCACTTCACACGTCTGCCGCGCAAGGCGGGCGACGAGCGGCGTGTGGATATCTGGCTCGCACCATCGCTCGACTGGCTGCCGGTGCGCGTGAAACAGACGGAGCCGTCCGGCAACGAGTTCGAGCTGATCTTCACGGAGAAATCGGCCCAATGA
- a CDS encoding IclR family transcriptional regulator, with protein MTAPEHHNESEKDGSAAPDEEKTRSGIQSIEVGFRLIEVLTEASNAMMLRDLAHSAGMNPAKAHRYLVSFQRLGLIVQDPVSGRYDLGPFTLRMGLAHLARIDAFKAARFAMSELRDAIDQTVGLAVWGNQGPTVVHWLESTFPMRVPLRLGDVMPMLESAAGRLFAAYLPERQTAPLIDAALTALQHASRHHLPATRAEYEAVLDDVRAHRAARVEGTVLPSVNAFCMPVFDATGQLVMGLMALGPESRFDARWGGPIDTALRTLAQNLSADLGHAQAPGGKR; from the coding sequence ATGACAGCGCCTGAACATCACAACGAGAGCGAGAAGGACGGCAGCGCAGCCCCCGACGAGGAGAAGACCCGCTCGGGCATCCAGTCCATCGAAGTGGGCTTCCGTCTGATCGAAGTGCTCACCGAAGCGTCGAACGCCATGATGCTGCGCGATCTCGCGCACTCGGCTGGCATGAACCCCGCCAAAGCGCACCGCTACCTGGTGAGCTTTCAACGGCTCGGACTCATTGTTCAGGATCCGGTTAGCGGACGTTACGACCTCGGCCCGTTCACGCTGCGCATGGGACTCGCGCACCTCGCGCGCATCGACGCCTTCAAGGCCGCACGCTTCGCCATGTCGGAACTGCGCGACGCCATCGATCAGACCGTGGGGCTGGCCGTCTGGGGCAATCAGGGGCCGACCGTCGTGCACTGGCTCGAATCGACGTTCCCGATGCGCGTGCCGCTGCGTCTGGGCGACGTGATGCCCATGCTCGAATCGGCCGCCGGTCGACTCTTCGCCGCCTATCTCCCGGAGCGTCAGACCGCCCCGCTCATCGACGCCGCACTCACCGCCTTGCAACACGCGTCGCGACATCATCTGCCCGCCACGCGCGCGGAGTACGAAGCGGTACTCGACGATGTGCGCGCGCATCGGGCGGCCCGCGTCGAAGGTACGGTGCTGCCGTCCGTCAACGCGTTCTGCATGCCGGTGTTCGACGCGACGGGACAACTCGTGATGGGTCTCATGGCGCTCGGCCCCGAGAGTCGCTTCGACGCGCGCTGGGGCGGCCCCATCGACACGGCCTTGCGCACGCTCGCTCAGAATCTCTCCGCCGACCTCGGACACGCGCAGGCGCCCGGGGGAAAACGTTGA
- a CDS encoding fumarylacetoacetate hydrolase family protein has protein sequence MKLATRKDGTRDGQLIVVSRDLSTACIADAIAPTLQRVLDDWTFYAPQLHSLYTELNHGRARNAFAFDPAECMAPLPRAYQWADGSAYVNHVELVRKARGAEMPPEFWTDPLMYQGGSDDFIGPTDDIVCASEDFGIDFEAEVAVVTSDVPMGASPARALEGVRLLMLVNDVSLRNLIPAELAKGFGFFQSKPASAFSPVAVTPDELGDAWRDGRVHRPLTVKWNDKKFGAPECGEDMVFDFGQLVAHVCKTRNARAGTIVGSGTISNKDRSRGSACIAEKRMLETIEKGAPETAFMRYGDRVRIEMFDAQGKTIFGAIDQAVAPLDE, from the coding sequence ATGAAACTCGCTACCCGTAAGGACGGCACGCGCGACGGTCAACTGATCGTCGTCTCGCGCGACCTGTCGACCGCCTGCATCGCCGACGCCATTGCTCCCACGCTGCAACGCGTGCTCGACGACTGGACGTTCTACGCCCCGCAACTGCACTCGCTCTATACCGAACTCAACCACGGCCGCGCGCGCAACGCCTTCGCGTTCGACCCGGCCGAATGCATGGCGCCGTTGCCGCGCGCTTATCAGTGGGCCGACGGCTCGGCCTATGTGAATCACGTCGAACTGGTGCGAAAGGCACGCGGCGCGGAGATGCCCCCCGAATTCTGGACCGACCCGCTGATGTACCAAGGCGGCAGCGACGACTTCATCGGGCCGACGGACGACATCGTCTGCGCCTCGGAAGACTTCGGCATCGACTTCGAAGCCGAGGTTGCCGTGGTGACCTCGGACGTGCCGATGGGCGCGAGCCCGGCGCGCGCGCTCGAAGGCGTGCGTCTGCTCATGCTGGTCAACGATGTGAGCCTGCGCAACCTGATCCCGGCCGAACTCGCCAAGGGCTTCGGGTTCTTCCAGAGCAAACCGGCCAGCGCGTTCTCGCCGGTTGCCGTCACGCCCGACGAACTGGGCGATGCATGGCGCGACGGACGTGTGCATCGTCCGCTAACGGTGAAGTGGAACGACAAGAAGTTCGGCGCACCGGAGTGCGGCGAAGACATGGTGTTCGACTTCGGCCAGTTGGTTGCGCACGTGTGCAAGACGCGTAACGCGCGCGCCGGGACCATCGTCGGTTCGGGCACGATTTCGAACAAGGATCGCAGCCGTGGCAGCGCGTGCATCGCCGAGAAGCGCATGCTGGAGACCATCGAGAAGGGCGCGCCCGAGACCGCATTCATGCGTTACGGCGACCGTGTGCGCATCGAGATGTTCGACGCGCAGGGCAAGACGATCTTCGGGGCGATCGATCAGGCCGTCGCACCGCTGGACGAGTAA
- a CDS encoding ABC transporter substrate-binding protein yields the protein MRNPVRTALLGAMLLALAGGAAAQVKIGVNISLTGPAASLGLPARDTVAMLPKEIGGQKVDWIVLDDASDTTTAVQNTKKLISENHVDAIIGSSITPNTLAMLDVIAAGTTPTISLASSARIIEPVDAKRYWMFKTPQTDAQMASAIVAHASRHGVKKMAFIGQGDALGEAFYDEVAKFAKVNHIEMVASERFARTDPSVTGQILKIMATNPDAVVVGAAGTPAALPPKALAERGYKGLVYHNHGVGNNDFLRVCGKDCNNTYLPASPVLVAAQLPNDHPAKAVALDYIKKFDAKYGAGKVAAFGSYAWDAGILLERAIPIALKTAKPGTPEFRKALRDALETTKDVHVTNGITNMSPTDHLGLDQRARVMVKIENGKWVIAP from the coding sequence ATGCGAAACCCCGTGCGCACTGCCCTGCTGGGTGCGATGTTGCTGGCGTTGGCCGGCGGCGCTGCCGCTCAGGTCAAGATTGGTGTGAACATCTCGCTCACCGGCCCGGCGGCCTCGCTCGGCCTGCCTGCGCGCGACACTGTCGCCATGCTGCCGAAGGAAATCGGCGGACAGAAGGTCGACTGGATCGTGCTGGACGACGCGTCGGACACCACGACCGCCGTTCAGAACACCAAGAAGCTCATCTCCGAAAATCACGTCGACGCCATCATTGGTTCGTCGATCACGCCGAACACGCTGGCGATGCTCGATGTGATCGCTGCTGGCACCACGCCGACGATTTCGCTCGCTTCGTCCGCCCGCATCATCGAGCCGGTCGACGCCAAGCGCTACTGGATGTTCAAGACCCCGCAGACCGACGCGCAGATGGCCTCCGCTATCGTGGCCCACGCTTCGCGTCACGGAGTGAAGAAGATGGCCTTCATCGGCCAGGGTGACGCGCTCGGCGAGGCTTTCTATGACGAAGTCGCCAAGTTCGCCAAGGTGAATCACATCGAGATGGTCGCGAGCGAGCGCTTCGCACGCACCGACCCGAGCGTCACCGGCCAGATCCTGAAGATCATGGCGACCAACCCCGACGCCGTCGTCGTGGGGGCCGCCGGTACGCCGGCAGCGCTGCCGCCGAAGGCCCTCGCCGAGCGCGGCTACAAGGGTCTCGTGTACCACAACCACGGCGTGGGCAATAACGACTTCCTGCGCGTGTGCGGCAAGGACTGCAACAACACGTACCTGCCGGCCAGCCCGGTGCTCGTGGCAGCGCAACTGCCGAACGATCATCCGGCCAAGGCGGTCGCGCTCGACTACATCAAGAAGTTCGACGCCAAGTACGGCGCGGGCAAGGTGGCGGCCTTCGGTTCGTACGCCTGGGACGCTGGCATTTTGCTTGAGCGCGCGATTCCGATCGCACTGAAGACGGCCAAGCCGGGCACGCCGGAATTCCGCAAGGCGCTGCGTGACGCGCTGGAAACGACCAAGGACGTGCACGTCACGAACGGCATCACCAACATGAGCCCGACCGATCACCTTGGCCTCGACCAGCGCGCCCGCGTGATGGTCAAGATCGAAAACGGCAAGTGGGTGATCGCCCCGTAA
- a CDS encoding enoyl-CoA hydratase/isomerase family protein, with the protein MSQDPYQHYQSLQFKRHPNGVLELIMGAGANKSGLSTADHRMHQELADVWRDIDRDAQTRAVVIRGEGKGFSGGGDLSLVEDMADDFTVRARVWREARDLVYNVINCSKPIVSAMHGPAVGAGLVAGLLADISIAAKTARIIDGHTRLGVAAGDHAAIVWPLLCGMAKAKYYLLLCEPVTGEEAERIGLVSLTVDEADLLPKAFEVADKLARGSSTAIRWTKYALNNWLRSAGPAFDASLALEFMGFSGPDVREGLASLRDRRAPDFGGDAPF; encoded by the coding sequence ATGTCGCAAGACCCCTATCAACACTACCAGTCGCTGCAATTCAAGCGGCATCCGAACGGCGTGCTCGAACTCATCATGGGCGCCGGGGCGAACAAGAGCGGTCTGTCGACGGCCGACCATCGCATGCATCAGGAACTGGCCGACGTGTGGCGCGATATCGACCGCGACGCCCAGACGCGCGCCGTCGTGATTCGCGGTGAGGGCAAAGGCTTTTCAGGCGGTGGGGATCTGTCGCTCGTCGAAGACATGGCGGACGACTTCACTGTTCGGGCGCGAGTGTGGCGCGAGGCACGCGATCTCGTCTACAACGTGATCAATTGCAGCAAGCCCATCGTCTCTGCGATGCACGGTCCGGCGGTCGGCGCGGGGCTGGTGGCGGGCTTGCTCGCGGACATCTCGATTGCCGCGAAGACGGCGCGCATCATCGATGGACATACGCGTCTGGGTGTGGCCGCGGGCGACCATGCCGCCATCGTCTGGCCGCTTTTGTGCGGCATGGCGAAAGCGAAGTACTACCTGCTGCTATGCGAACCGGTGACGGGCGAGGAGGCCGAGCGCATCGGACTCGTGTCGCTCACCGTGGACGAGGCGGACCTGCTGCCGAAGGCGTTCGAAGTGGCCGATAAGCTCGCGCGCGGCTCCAGCACGGCGATTCGGTGGACAAAGTACGCGTTGAACAACTGGTTGCGCAGCGCCGGACCGGCGTTCGACGCATCGCTGGCGCTCGAATTCATGGGCTTCTCCGGGCCGGACGTGCGCGAGGGGCTGGCGTCGCTGCGGGATCGCCGCGCACCGGACTTCGGAGGCGACGCCCCGTTTTGA
- a CDS encoding PhaM family polyhydroxyalkanoate granule multifunctional regulatory protein yields MSDSTSAMPNGFDILKKMWEAFSPPATFTSPLTQLMQSAAPLLDPDEIENRIAEMRAVEQWLTLNLNVLRSTIQAFEVQRATYATLRAFGTGSFGATDASGATDTGASPFGQAAAANLWRSPFAAAEPAQDVEPEPQASAPEAEPEAEPEAGSEAAAQAGAENEAGASASPFGQASSAYGALDPSMWFNAMRAQFDQIAAAAQAAGVSAAQMTEAAAAQMSDAAAKVTKATKAAAPSAAKASDKTAAPTKRAAPGTKTASRTAAKRAPASKKTPAKTATKSAAAKTSAKTSAKTPGRSSSAKAEGETPAQASAKGRASGSTGKQTAWKW; encoded by the coding sequence ATGAGCGATTCGACGAGTGCCATGCCTAACGGCTTCGACATTCTCAAGAAGATGTGGGAGGCGTTCAGTCCGCCCGCGACATTCACCTCGCCGCTGACGCAGTTGATGCAAAGCGCTGCGCCGTTGCTCGATCCCGACGAAATCGAAAATCGCATTGCCGAGATGCGTGCGGTGGAACAGTGGCTCACGCTCAACCTGAACGTGCTGCGCTCGACGATTCAAGCCTTCGAAGTGCAGCGCGCCACGTACGCGACGCTGCGCGCGTTCGGCACGGGCAGCTTCGGTGCGACGGACGCGTCAGGCGCGACGGACACCGGCGCGTCCCCGTTCGGACAGGCGGCTGCTGCCAACCTCTGGCGTTCACCGTTTGCCGCCGCCGAGCCAGCGCAGGACGTCGAGCCGGAACCGCAGGCGAGTGCGCCCGAAGCGGAACCGGAAGCCGAACCCGAAGCCGGGTCGGAAGCTGCCGCGCAGGCCGGTGCCGAGAACGAAGCCGGTGCGTCGGCGTCGCCTTTTGGCCAGGCGAGCAGTGCCTATGGGGCGCTGGACCCGTCGATGTGGTTCAACGCCATGCGCGCGCAGTTCGACCAGATTGCCGCTGCCGCGCAGGCGGCAGGCGTCTCGGCTGCGCAGATGACCGAGGCTGCGGCGGCGCAAATGTCCGATGCGGCGGCTAAAGTAACGAAGGCAACGAAGGCCGCAGCACCGTCCGCAGCGAAGGCATCGGACAAGACGGCCGCCCCCACAAAGCGCGCCGCGCCGGGAACGAAGACGGCATCCAGGACGGCGGCTAAACGCGCGCCGGCCAGCAAGAAGACGCCCGCCAAAACGGCGACTAAATCCGCTGCGGCCAAGACGTCGGCCAAGACATCCGCCAAAACGCCGGGACGCTCGTCGTCGGCAAAGGCCGAGGGCGAAACTCCGGCACAGGCGTCGGCCAAGGGCCGTGCATCGGGCAGCACAGGGAAACAAACCGCCTGGAAGTGGTAG
- a CDS encoding patatin-like phospholipase family protein encodes MISGERTGLVLMGGGARAAYQVGVLAAIAAIQREVLPSRRAIPFPIVCGTSAGAINAAALASHADDFQHGVMKLDAVWRQFHAGQVFRADSLGMAGTGARWLAAISLGWALRRSPRSLFDWSPLADMLRQAIRLDRLPDVFASGALEALSVTALSYSSGKHVTFYQSAEPIQAWKRSLRLARAVPLTVEHLLASSAIPFLFPAIELDLDGQSEYFGDGSMRQIAPLSPPIHLGASRVLIIGASHGQYGLDSSGERIGGYPSLAQIGGQALASVFIDGLSADLERLQHINNVLRYVPEAQRESSGWRPIETLLISPSQRLEPIAARHLKQLPRAVRTMLGAIGADAERGAAFASYLLFESAYTQELIALGEADAYAQRDAIAAWLVAEADGTSPLDDVEAGAVGGAAPPANSPLSIDPGTVADTGKPAA; translated from the coding sequence ATGATCTCAGGCGAACGTACCGGTCTCGTCCTGATGGGCGGAGGCGCACGCGCCGCGTATCAGGTCGGCGTGCTCGCGGCGATTGCCGCGATACAACGCGAGGTCCTGCCGTCGCGGCGGGCTATCCCGTTTCCGATTGTCTGCGGGACGTCGGCAGGTGCGATCAATGCCGCTGCACTTGCCTCGCATGCAGACGATTTTCAGCACGGTGTCATGAAGCTCGACGCCGTCTGGCGTCAGTTTCACGCCGGTCAGGTATTTCGCGCCGATTCGCTGGGCATGGCGGGCACCGGTGCGCGCTGGCTCGCCGCCATCTCCCTCGGCTGGGCGTTGCGCCGCTCGCCGCGCTCGCTGTTCGACTGGTCCCCGCTGGCGGATATGCTGCGCCAGGCGATTCGTCTGGACCGGTTGCCGGACGTTTTCGCCTCCGGTGCGCTCGAAGCCCTGTCGGTCACCGCCTTGTCGTACTCCTCGGGCAAACACGTCACTTTCTATCAGAGCGCCGAACCGATTCAGGCGTGGAAGCGTTCGTTACGGCTCGCACGCGCTGTGCCGCTGACAGTCGAGCACCTGCTGGCATCGAGCGCGATCCCGTTCCTCTTTCCGGCCATCGAACTCGATCTCGACGGACAGTCCGAGTATTTCGGCGACGGCTCGATGCGTCAGATCGCGCCGCTCAGTCCGCCGATTCACCTGGGGGCCTCGCGTGTGCTCATCATCGGGGCGTCGCACGGACAGTACGGACTCGATAGCAGCGGCGAGCGCATCGGCGGTTATCCGAGCCTCGCGCAGATCGGCGGACAGGCGCTGGCGAGCGTGTTCATCGACGGGTTGTCGGCGGATCTGGAGCGTCTGCAACACATCAACAATGTGCTGCGATACGTGCCGGAGGCGCAACGCGAGTCGAGTGGATGGCGTCCCATCGAGACGCTGCTGATTTCGCCGAGCCAGCGTCTGGAGCCGATTGCAGCGCGACACCTGAAGCAACTGCCGCGCGCCGTTCGCACGATGCTGGGGGCGATCGGCGCGGATGCCGAGCGCGGTGCGGCGTTTGCGAGTTACTTGCTGTTCGAGTCGGCCTACACGCAGGAGCTGATCGCGCTCGGTGAAGCGGATGCGTACGCGCAGCGCGACGCGATTGCCGCGTGGCTCGTGGCCGAAGCCGATGGTACGAGCCCGCTCGACGACGTCGAAGCCGGTGCGGTCGGCGGTGCCGCGCCACCGGCCAACTCGCCGCTGTCGATCGATCCCGGCACCGTGGCAGATACCGGAAAGCCCGCGGCATGA
- a CDS encoding AraC family transcriptional regulator: MSKSSRSAVACPYPSTFWRDPALPFLEAREVLDGRRVCYALHSHETFSIGAVTGGRSTYLNGRARETVGRGSVVVMNPDAVHACNPIGDEAWAYRMLFVDTAWLGNLQRELGFAHGQDLHLFDPMSSTDPALYDGLNRLYDVCTDTSRDRLERESVVQQFFIDVHERLNPGPKPMRDDSHKLRDAADFIRAHCCEALTLAQISAAAGLSASYLTRAFRAQFGLTPHAFLMNQRIQYARARLRRGHAIAEVALDAGFADQAHFQRTFKQFLAATPGHYREPRAA, from the coding sequence ATGTCGAAATCATCCCGTTCCGCAGTCGCATGTCCCTATCCGTCGACGTTCTGGCGCGACCCGGCGTTGCCGTTTCTCGAAGCCCGCGAAGTGCTCGACGGGCGGCGCGTGTGCTACGCGCTGCACAGTCACGAGACGTTCTCCATCGGCGCGGTGACGGGCGGTCGCAGCACGTATCTGAACGGACGCGCCCGTGAGACCGTGGGGCGAGGCAGTGTCGTCGTGATGAACCCGGATGCGGTACACGCCTGCAATCCCATCGGCGACGAGGCATGGGCCTATCGCATGCTATTCGTCGACACGGCGTGGTTGGGCAATCTTCAACGCGAACTGGGGTTTGCGCATGGGCAGGATCTGCATCTCTTCGACCCGATGTCGTCGACCGACCCCGCGCTGTACGACGGACTGAACCGGCTTTACGACGTTTGCACCGACACGTCGCGTGATCGGCTGGAGCGCGAGAGCGTCGTGCAACAGTTTTTCATCGATGTGCACGAGCGGTTGAATCCCGGGCCGAAGCCGATGCGCGACGACTCGCACAAACTGCGTGACGCCGCCGATTTCATCCGCGCGCACTGCTGCGAGGCGTTGACGCTGGCGCAGATCAGTGCGGCGGCGGGCTTGTCGGCGTCGTATCTGACGCGGGCATTCCGTGCGCAGTTCGGCCTCACGCCGCATGCGTTTCTCATGAACCAGCGCATTCAGTATGCGCGGGCGCGCCTGCGGCGCGGACATGCCATCGCCGAAGTCGCGCTCGACGCGGGCTTTGCCGATCAGGCGCATTTTCAGCGGACCTTCAAGCAGTTTCTCGCCGCGACACCGGGACATTATCGCGAGCCGCGCGCGGCGTGA
- a CDS encoding LysE family translocator has translation MTVFYSMAAFALAASITPGPVNVVALGSGARYGLMPSLRHVTGATVGFVALLVAVGFGVYELLQRVPVLLHAIQWFGVAFLLYMAYKLAVDNGELGDANTQRGPTLSHGAVMQWLNPKAWLAALAGMGAYTGGNPTRIWQFAAIYFVVCWLSVGCWAAAGAMLRHHMRDPKRVRRLNRVMAALLAGSAVYLVAAG, from the coding sequence ATGACCGTTTTCTATTCGATGGCCGCGTTCGCGCTAGCGGCCTCCATCACGCCAGGCCCTGTGAATGTCGTAGCGCTCGGCTCGGGCGCGCGCTATGGGCTCATGCCGAGTTTGCGCCACGTGACGGGGGCGACCGTCGGCTTCGTCGCGCTGCTCGTCGCCGTAGGTTTCGGCGTGTACGAACTCCTGCAGCGCGTGCCTGTGCTCCTGCATGCGATCCAATGGTTCGGCGTGGCGTTCCTGCTGTATATGGCGTACAAGCTCGCCGTCGACAACGGTGAACTTGGCGACGCCAACACGCAGCGCGGCCCGACCCTGTCGCACGGTGCCGTCATGCAGTGGCTCAATCCGAAGGCGTGGCTCGCCGCGCTTGCAGGCATGGGCGCTTACACGGGCGGCAACCCCACACGCATCTGGCAATTCGCTGCGATCTACTTCGTCGTGTGCTGGTTGTCGGTCGGGTGTTGGGCGGCGGCAGGCGCGATGCTGCGCCATCACATGCGAGATCCGAAACGGGTGCGGCGGCTCAATCGCGTGATGGCCGCGCTGCTGGCGGGAAGTGCGGTGTATCTGGTTGCAGCGGGATGA
- a CDS encoding nuclear transport factor 2 family protein — MDIDHAAALTRLTQYFETLTRQSIENLGEFYTPNVYVKTPLHEVRSAAEVASLLTHLFERLDVPRFEVTAQLLQHNQALLVWNLHFHAKRWLDDEQVIHGASHLRLAVDGRVAYQRDYWDATEDIYLKLPFLGRLIRWLRERMFL, encoded by the coding sequence ATGGACATCGATCACGCTGCCGCGCTCACGCGCCTGACCCAGTACTTCGAGACGTTGACCCGCCAGAGCATCGAGAATCTGGGGGAGTTCTACACCCCCAACGTCTACGTCAAGACACCGCTGCACGAAGTACGCAGCGCCGCCGAAGTCGCGTCGCTGCTCACGCATCTGTTCGAGCGCCTTGACGTACCGCGCTTCGAAGTGACGGCGCAACTGCTTCAGCACAATCAGGCATTACTCGTCTGGAACCTCCACTTTCACGCCAAACGCTGGCTCGACGACGAACAGGTCATCCATGGCGCGTCGCATCTTCGGCTCGCGGTCGACGGTCGCGTCGCCTATCAGCGCGACTATTGGGATGCGACTGAAGACATCTATCTGAAACTCCCCTTTCTGGGACGTTTGATACGTTGGCTGCGTGAGCGCATGTTTCTTTGA
- a CDS encoding chalcone isomerase family protein: MALRAHRANRAHAVHRPHFAVWLRTACFLMAVAAAPGALAFDVEQLASQEIPSAHLVGQGSFSRMGFHLYDAALFSGANRLSANWSTHPLVLDVRYARSFKSHTLVQRSLIEMSKLQLGTDAERQHWAEELARILPDVSAGQHLTGVFRPGDGTRFYSDGKLIGQIAGDAFGRAFFAIWLDPRTSAPDLRAELISDAR, encoded by the coding sequence ATGGCACTTCGAGCACATCGGGCAAACCGGGCGCACGCAGTTCATCGTCCCCACTTTGCCGTCTGGTTGCGCACCGCCTGTTTTTTGATGGCCGTGGCGGCAGCGCCTGGCGCTCTGGCGTTCGACGTCGAGCAACTCGCCTCGCAGGAAATCCCGTCCGCGCATCTCGTCGGGCAGGGATCGTTCTCGCGAATGGGCTTCCATCTATACGACGCCGCCCTCTTCTCCGGTGCGAATCGCCTCAGCGCCAACTGGAGCACGCATCCGCTCGTGCTCGACGTGCGCTACGCGCGAAGTTTCAAGTCCCACACGCTCGTACAACGCAGCCTCATCGAGATGAGCAAGTTGCAACTGGGGACCGACGCCGAGCGCCAGCATTGGGCCGAAGAACTTGCGCGCATCTTGCCCGACGTCTCGGCAGGCCAGCATCTCACCGGCGTCTTCCGGCCGGGAGACGGCACTCGCTTCTACTCGGACGGCAAGCTCATCGGCCAGATCGCAGGCGACGCCTTCGGACGCGCCTTCTTCGCCATCTGGCTGGACCCGCGCACCAGCGCGCCCGATCTTCGCGCGGAACTAATCAGCGACGCCCGCTGA
- a CDS encoding ferritin-like domain-containing protein, whose protein sequence is MLYPELYKSLEAVRWNMEKDIPWDKFDASQLTDDQARTIKMNAITEWAALPATEMFLRDNRDDSDFSAFMSVWFFEEQKHSLVLMEYLRRFRPELVPTEAELHAVRFPFDPAPPLETLMLHFCGEIRLNHWYRRAAEWHTEPVIKHIYEVISRDEARHGGAYLRYMKKAMTTFGDNARAAFAKIGVLMAAARRTEKPLHPTNLHVNKELFPNDTVQSRLPEPEWLEHWLDEQIKFDDSWEKKVVERILHNMSLLFERTFATAQDLNRYRKEITVRLAAVTAPAPAVAASA, encoded by the coding sequence ATGCTGTATCCCGAACTGTACAAGTCGCTGGAGGCAGTGCGTTGGAACATGGAGAAGGACATTCCGTGGGACAAATTCGACGCAAGCCAACTCACCGACGATCAGGCGCGCACCATCAAGATGAATGCCATCACGGAATGGGCGGCGCTGCCGGCCACCGAGATGTTCCTGCGCGACAATCGTGACGACAGCGATTTCTCCGCATTCATGAGCGTGTGGTTCTTCGAAGAGCAGAAGCACTCGCTGGTGCTCATGGAGTACCTGCGCCGCTTCCGCCCGGAACTCGTGCCGACCGAAGCCGAGCTGCACGCTGTGCGTTTCCCGTTCGATCCGGCGCCGCCGCTCGAAACGCTGATGCTGCACTTCTGCGGCGAAATCCGCCTGAACCACTGGTATCGCCGTGCTGCCGAATGGCACACCGAGCCGGTCATCAAGCACATCTACGAAGTCATTTCGCGCGACGAAGCGCGTCATGGCGGCGCTTATCTGCGCTACATGAAGAAAGCCATGACGACCTTCGGCGACAACGCACGTGCTGCGTTCGCGAAGATCGGCGTGTTGATGGCTGCGGCGCGTCGCACCGAAAAGCCGCTGCACCCGACCAATCTGCACGTGAACAAGGAACTGTTCCCGAACGATACGGTGCAGTCGCGTCTGCCGGAGCCGGAATGGCTCGAACACTGGCTCGACGAGCAAATCAAGTTCGACGACAGCTGGGAAAAGAAGGTGGTCGAGCGCATTTTGCACAACATGTCGCTGCTGTTCGAGCGCACGTTCGCGACGGCGCAGGACCTGAATCGTTACCGCAAGGAAATCACCGTCCGCCTCGCGGCCGTGACCGCACCGGCACCGGCCGTCGCGGCATCTGCGTAA